TCACAGGGTTACCATGGCAGTGAGAACTGTGGCTCAGAAGCTCCCAGCTCaacttaaaaatacattttatgttTTGCATAATGCAAAAGCTGAGGAGCCTTTCTTCTACCCACTTGGCCAGCTTTCCTACGCTTCTCCCTTGCCCATTTTGAATCCCTCATGACCCTTCTTCCAAGTTCATGGATGTCACTTTGACCCAGGAGTAATTCTAGAGGCTGAAAATAGAGGCACTGATAGTGTGTTGTTGCGAGTGATTAGGCTGGATCCTTATTGGCTTAGCTTCCAGAGTCTCCTGTGATTATCTTCATTATGTATTTGAGCACACAGCATTGTAAGCATATACGGCACTTTATAGAATTATATAAAAAGGCACAGAGGCCTTTGCCTCAAAGAGGCTTATAATGTAAATTTATAGTGGGGAGAGACAACGTTAGGGAGTGATAAATGTGGGCAAATGCAGATGCACATCCTTACCGCGTGATTATACTTTGGCACTGAGAATTAAGGAAGGAGTTACATAAGTTGTAATCTTCCGTTTAACACTATTGGCAACAGAAATGTACTCTGTAAAGGTTCTTATGGCAGCCATGGACGGATTCAGCCAAATCATTAGTATCGCTTACAGACAGATGCAGTAGCTCAGAGTGTCTCTGAATCTTCAGTATTTTTAGGCCAGCTGAAAAAAAGGGTGTTTTGTTACATTATATCAAGTTGCACTCAAAGGGCTTTTTCACCCGCATCATTCTCTCAAAGGTTTCCTCATAGATAGGTCTAATTTTAACTAAGGGGGATAAGTAAAAcctaatttgtattttaaattaatgtataAACGTGAACTCTGGATAGTTTTATTAAGTATTTTTAGAATGGCAACGTTCTAATAGAAATCATTTCAATTTCACCCGCATCATTAACAGGATGTTAAAATAGTATGAGATAAACATAACTCGGTCATTCCAAATTGATATTGGTGAGTTGTCTGCCTTAATGCAGTTTTTCCTACTAGTGAATCAGCTTTCCCTTCACCTTGGTATGAGACCTGAATGTTATATTTGTTACTGGAAATGGCTGAAAACTGAAGGATTTGTTTATTTTCTTCACAGTGAGGAGTCCTTGGAATGAAGACAAAAACGTTCAGCGACAAGAATAATGTGCTCAGTTGAGatacttttatgcatgggtattgaACAACTTTATTTGACACTCACCGGATGATCCTGCTAATCAAACTTAGGAAAAGACAATCCTCTAGGGCTTATAATAACTCTAAATATTGTGTCTGCCTCTTTGCTGAAGTGGGGCTGCACACTAGGGATCTCATAATTTGTTCTTCGGAATAAcatctctgatggttggaaattcagaaagaattctaAATGGAATGttcagtatttatttttatttttttgcaggaGTTGCCTAAATCAGTGAATTAagattttaaaagggggaggTCATGTGACACAAAGGGCTTGTGTCAAAGTATTTGGGGACCCCAGATATCCTCATACAATGTATACCTAACTTACAGGATTCATTGGCAGCAGATATGGTGATAGCCACTAAGGAGGCTTTTTAAAGAATCACATTACTTTATAAAGGCTATCAACATCTCTTACTTGTAATAACAAAatggattcttgtaggttatccgggctgtgtgaccatggtcttggtattttctttcctgacgtttcgccagcagctgtggcaggcatcttcagaggagtaacactgaaggatagtgttcGACAACAAAATGGAACTTTAATATTCAGAGGACTGTATCTCTGAATGCCAGATTCTGGGGACATTGGATGCTATCTGATCTACCTGATCACTGTTGGAAACAAACCACTGGACCAGACAGATCTTTGTTCCAATCTAGCCTGACTCCTCAAATATGTTTAGATATCCTGACTATCTGACCACCAAGCCAGAACAGgagtacacatgaacatatgaagctgccttatactgaaccagacccttggtccatcaaagtcagtattgtctactcagaccggcagcagctctccagggtctcaggcagaggtctttcacatcacctccttgcctagtccctttaactggagatgctggggattgaacctgggaccttctgcatgccaaggagatgttcttcctctgagccacagccccttgccaTAGATGAAAACTCAAGGCAATGTAACCTGGATGATGAAAGTTAGCCCACTTGCAACAGAGCAGATTGCTGGTTGACCACCTTTCGACTGGTATGACTGTTTTTGTTCGGATCAGCTTTCAGATGCGTTCTTTTCATATAACATAGGGGAGTTTAACTGTTTTTAACCATTTACTGCCTTTTAAGGCAAAGGAATTTTCTGTACTCTGCTTTTAAGACCTTAGCAGCACAAGGTCTGATGTAACGTTTTGACAAGAAACTCATATAATAGCGAAGGATAAAAATTACTTGTGTTGGAACTGTTGGAGAAGTATATGTTACTGATACACCTAACTGATCTAAAGGTGTTGCTATATTGATACACAAGTGTGTTTCTTTTCAGGTCCTGCAGGTGATTACAGATCCAAATGGTTGCTTTATTATTTTGGTAGTGAAAAGTTCTGAATCCAATTCTATTGTTGTTATGATTAATGATCCAAATGTGGATTCTCCATACACATTTCATCAATGTTTCAGCCCCTTGACAAATTTTACATATGACTATATGATGTGGGGGGAAATTTTAATGACATACTGGATACAGCTTTGGATCAAAGCACACCCCCATGTAAATAATATGCTTTCGTGAGGTCTAGTCTTAAAGCCTACATGGCTGAACTAGGTTTGATTGATCCCTGGCGTGTATTGCACCCAATGGACAGAGGTTATACttttatttcttctgtgcatCATAATTGTTTCTGGTTAGGCTACTTTCTTCTTCAGCTTCTCTGATGCCCATGATCACAGCCTGCGATACAGATGTTATTGTTATTTCTGATCCCGCACCCCTATCGCTAGTTCTTTGGTTTCCAGACTGGGTTAGACCTCCTGGTTTATGGTGTTTTAATGTTTCTCTTCTTAATGATGAGACCTTTGAAAATCAGATGATGTCTGAGTTATCAGAATATTTTAATATGAACCAAGGAATAGCTAGTACTCGTGCTGCTGAATGGGAATCTTGTAAAGCTTTTATTAGAGGGAGAATCATTGCATACGCTTCTCATAAGAAGCTTAGATAAATGAAAGAAACAACTTTGAAAGATagattaaaatatcttttaaGCCAGTTTATATATTTTCCATACCCTAGAACCTTAGactttatcaatatttgaacgcatggcatatagacagcaattgcatatggacttatttttagatttttGAAAACAGCTTATAGAAACTTAtatgtagatctgccaccactgttatatttttggttttgctttatgtacatcttttttctttctttttttaaaaaaaatattgtttaggtGCTGGATTTTAAGTCCCCTCCCTTGttcttctctctctcattctctctctctctctctctctctctctctctctctttaagaattaaaaaaacattctatTGTGTCTGCCCTTTCACTCTGAGCATTAACCACTTTGCTCCAACCCGTACCCTCTCAGCTCTTTCCCTGGCCCTGTGCCACATGGGCTTGGCTTGTTGACCCCACTGGTTCTACCTGTATGTATAgaattgccaacccccaggtagtagctggagatcgcctgctattacaactgatctccagctgatagagatcatttcacctggagaaattggccgctttggcaactagactctatggcattgaagtccctcccctccccaaactccaccctcctcaggctccgccccaaaaacctcctgctggtggcaaaaaggcaCCTGTTAACCCTATGTATGTGGTCTTGTATGGGTAGGCCTTGCCATTACCTTACAGACCTGATAATATACATATAGATTAGAGCTGGGAtccaaatggggttgccaactctgggttgggaaattcctggtgatttggggtaCAGACTGGGAGTTcaccagggatgtgatgccagggatgtgatgccagagcCCACtgtacaaagctgccattttctccagggaaacaaatCTCTGTAgactagagatcacttgtaatttggGGGGCAACTCCAGTTTGGCaaagagttttttgttttgtttttactcaaGCCCAAAGTGTTTCTAAAAACAATTTGTTCTTTGAATGTTTCAAATctccctactttttttttttttaattgatttcccTTTGGCATGGCACATTGTTGTTTCAGAAACGAAAACCCAAAGAACTCTTGGCCCATATGGTACTCCTTCCACACTTCTTTGGATGCAGACCTCAGCTTCCTAGATATTTCTTGAGCTTTTGCTTGGCATCCGTTGGTGTTTTCAGTTTGCACCTTCATCTATTAATTGTCATTATCTGTCACTTTTATTTTCTGTGCCATCTGTTCCCAGTAGATATCTGTCCCTGCTGCTTGTTGTCTGTAACCTCTCCTATTCATAAAACCTTGATTTAGGGGAAGCACTCTGCACCTATTCAGTGTCAGTTATCAGTCCTAAAGTTTCACTTTATATCCCTAAAAAGTATGTCCTAGGCCCTGAAAATGTTTCCTGAGATGTACATGAACATTTTACCTTACTCATTAGTGAAGTGAATGACCTATGAACATGGCCAGGGGCACTCCTATCATTACTTTATATATTATGGAACTCACAATGAAAATAGATTGAAAATCCTTCTTTACCACCTTTATCTCTCAGAGCTGATTCACAAGTTACGAAGTCCTCATGTACCCCACCCAACCAGTCTGCCCTAATCCTGTGAATGTGATGTGGTTTGGGAATTTAATTCCCTGGTGTGCAGGGACCCAATTCTAACAACAGCATGGTGCACaggaagaaggggcttcagctcCCCCCGCATTGTTTTCCCAACGTGAAATGGACCTGAGAAGCCAGTATTTGCCTCACTGTGGAAACTTATGTGTACTTGGGGACTCAtaagtttccccagtggggaaaatAGACGTTATTGTGGCCATTTCCAGTAGAAAAACAGTGCgctgggcggggggaggcttAATTAACTCCAAGCGTGAATTCCAAGCCCAAGTCAGTTGAAAGACCATGTGGGGGGACACCAGAACTCCACAACATATGAATTGACTAAGGCtcccaactggggttgccaacctccaggtaatagctggagatctcctgctattacaactgatctccagccaatagagatcagttcacctggagaaaatggccactctggcaattgaactctatggcattgaagtccctcctctccccaaaccctgccctccccagtctccaccacaaaaacctcctgccggtggtgaagagggacctggcaaccctattcccaacacCGCCttagcaaatgctgggagatctggGGGATGGTGTCTGGGGATGGCAGACTTTAGGGAGGATGtgatattagaacataagaacataaaaacataagaaaggccctgctggatcagaccaaggcccatcaagtccagcggtctgttcacacagtggccaaccaggtgcctttaggaagccactaacaagacgagtgcagcagcaccatcctgcctgtgttccaccgcacccaaaatagtaggcatgctcctctgatactagagagaataggtatgcagcatgactagtatccattctaactaacagccatgaatacccctctcctccatgaatatatccactatTAATACGTCCAATATTACTTGTGGAGGGAACTGTTGGCTGTCTCCTATAGTCTCTGTGGTCTTTCCCATAAAGAataggagaaattcctagagcatcactatgggaAGGctattttttcttcctctcctcaaTTCCTTGGGGGCAGGAAATTGGGGCTGAGAACAGGTAAATCCCTGCCCCAGGTGGGTAATTAGGAGACCTAGAATTAGTCCTCAGTTCTGCCTTAAATAAGTTAATACTTTCTTGTTCTCGAATTACATCAGGGAGTTATTCTGTAGCCATGGCCTCAATATGAATGAACTATCAGCAAGTTTAAACAACTTCATAACCAATCTGTTTTCTAACTGAAAACTGTATTTTGAATACAGGTAGTTTCATTCTGCTTTGGTAGATTCTTTGTACAGCATTTTCATTTTCTaaccaccacccccacacacaaattttACAAATCACAGATTTACTTAGCGTAACCCTGTCAAAATACCGAAGCCAATGTAGTTGTTCATTAGAGCTGAAAGAGTGCTAAAAATGTGTCAGTTTGGTTAGAAATAAATTCTACATGCTTGTTGTTGCCTGTTTTTTTACTCATTCATAGCATGCAAATGACTTTCATTTACTTACAGAGATAGCTGCAAGAGCTCTCTGCAAAACAAAAGTTTCAATTATTCATGATAACATATTTGTACAAGGATTCATGCTGTTAAGTTTCTGATGTTTCAGATGAAAGATGCCAAGACAATAAGTTTCTTTTTTTTCAGAATTAACATACTGGCGCATGCCTTGAATTAACTACCGAAAtaattttatacatttaaatACAGGGCATAAGAATAGTTTGCTAACTTGCAGTTGATGGGTATTTTTCATTCAAAGAGACTCTAGTGTCAtagggaatggggaatcaaagcttCCAGAAGCCACCTAACATATCAAATTAAATTAATCTCCTGCATACTATCATATTTTCCCTCAATGTCAGGGCCCAAtttatggatgccagcctccaggtgggacctagggatcccctggaattacagcttatctccagatatcagttcccctggagaaaatgaatgctttggagggtggattctatggaattgtgccccactgaggttcctgtttttctcaggctccatcccctaatctctaggagtttcccaacctggatctggcaaccctaccgcccaaTCCCCCACCAATAACCAGGAGGGATATGGCAACCCGAGCCCACAAGACTTCCACAGTATTTAAGTAAAGTTCCTTTGTTGTCTATTCCAGTTCTTGTTTGCACCATTTATAATATTTGTGAATCGACTATTGTGCTAGTAGTGCTGTGATGACAAAGGAGAGTGATTTATAAACTCATAAACCCATTGTCAAGATGCATGCTTGAAAAGTGTGTTTCTGAATTCACTTGGACAGCTGACACGTTACATACCCAATGCATCAAGGCTCGGGCTAGAATAAGTGATGGAGATGTCATTTTAAGTGGctgtaaaaagaaaaacagggaaAGTTTGTAATGGAAATATAAGCACAAGTTTTATCTGTAGCAGGACTAACAGGCAGTGCTGTTAAAGTAAACATGATGGACTTGTCTCTTACCAGCAGTGATTTAGTTTTATGCAGATACATTTGTTAGCAGAATAAATATGTGTTCACACACTGAGACCGCTTATGCACATTTCCGGAGTATAACTCCAtggcaatctttttttaaaaaaatcccatcaCTTGTTTGAATTTAGTGACAGTTCTCTTTTTCATCTTCATTAAGGATAGTTCAGCAGTTTCTGTTTGTGTAGAATGCCTGGCTGTGAGATTGGTGACTGGCTGTGGATATGGAAACCATATCTCACTAGTTTTCAAGTGTGCTTTAGGATCAGTACAAGTGTCTGGTTATTATCTTCTATTAGGATCAGGGATATCTAAAGGGCTGTCTTCTCCCCTATATTCCTGCCTATTTATCCTAAATTGGACCTAGTTAACAATGAGAAATTGAAGCCGAGACTAGACACAGCCTTCTGGTAGGAACCAAGTTTAGTAATGTTTTACTAAACATTACTAAACTTGGACCCCCTCTGCCATAGAAAAACACTGTAGACTTTACCATGAGTTTTGATGGAGGAGGGTGgagacccctttgggaccccataaaactggacccaatttccaccaaactttggggctcatgcaaggatagtcccttgaagctactctaAAAATTTGGGAAGTAtacctccaaaaattcccccacagaagctttgggggggaaattccatagactataatggacccgaatttggggggggggggcagaaataaagcagaatacccatatttaccagtattggtattcggcttatttccggtttaccgaaaaaaatcaggcccaataaacctgaactttacctgttttttttttttttttgcattacccTATTCCACCTTTATCTGCTGTGTGAGAAAAATTCTCAATGCCTCAGATGGATGACTGGTTGGATACTTCAGTATTTAGAATCATGATATCCTTTAAAACCATTAATCAGTTATTCAGGCTTCCCAACAGCTAAATGTTGGTAAACTGTGGCCTAATCTTTGCATTGCAATTTATTTGGTTTCCTAGAATATTATGACACAGTAGAGGGTTATGGTGGGCTTAGATCCCATGGCCTGTCCTGCTGAAAGGGGTGCTGGAATCACTTCCATGGGAAGAGTCCATGCTTTGCTTGCAAGTTGGAGTAGACAATTCTTTGCAGTTGGAGGAGATAATACTGGACTgtgtggtctgactcagtattatGTACATACAAATCGATGTCCATTTTGCTTGTCAGAATTatttctcagcccccccccccccgccccagtgaaACTGGAGACTCAGGTTTTGATACTTAAAATCACATGATGCCACTCAGAAAGTTTAATCAATCATTCCGTTTTCAAAGTTAATAGTTATATCAATGAAAGTCCAACTGAAATCATGTTTCCATTGCGGCTATCTTACTAGCCGCAATGTGATATGGTTTTATTTTCTTTCGCCAGCTGAAGCAAAGAGCAGGAGGGTCCCTTGTATTGTTCGGTTAGTTTTACAAAGCTAAAAATTAAAATTGTGTCCCATAAACCAAAGCTGTTCAGCTTTCTCTGTGGCTGGTTATGTCTTCACTGGTACATGGTAGGTTTCTCTTCCCAAGTCAGACAGAAAGGGACATTTAACTTCATTTGCAACAAGGTGTAGGTCCTGTAAAGATGTGTCTTACTTTGCTTATCAGCATGTCCCTGAAGTGATCTCCCATGAAGAAATAAAAGATGGGGTTAATTACGCTGTTCAAAAAAGCAACAGGCCTTGTTACAATATAAACAATGTGGATTATGTTTCTTGTACACTGGGAAAGCTCCCATAATTTTGTTCGAGAAGCAATTCTAACATTGCGCATGATGTGATAGGGGCTAAACAGCAGTGAAAAGATACTCACAGCCATGATGACTAATGTGAGAGGTTTCTCAAGAGTCAAGGCTGCAGTGAGCTGTGAGCTGCGGCTTTTAAGGAAGTTGAGTGTCTTGATGTAAAAAAAGCACATGATGCACAAAGGAATTATGAAACCAACAATTGTCAAGATCACACTATAGATCAGGCTTTGGACTGCATCTCCTGAACTTGCATAGTCCATACATTTGCTAGTGCTGTTGACATTCTGTAATTTTATGAAGATTAACATGGGGAGCAATTCCAGTGAAACCAAGACCCATATGGCAATGGAGAAACCAACAGCCACTTTCCTTTTCTGCAGAAAATGATTTCTGAAAGGATATTTCATGAGTAGGTATCTATCAATGctgataaaggaaaggaaaaggatgcTTGTGTATAAATTGGCAT
This window of the Euleptes europaea isolate rEulEur1 chromosome 5, rEulEur1.hap1, whole genome shotgun sequence genome carries:
- the SUCNR1 gene encoding succinate receptor 1, which gives rise to MTYFAGISRQELGSKLDPTFPQDINGTGQCLDISKSLEKYYLSTMYSLEFIFGITGNSVVVFGYIFCLKNWRSGNIYLFSLTLSDFAFLCTLPLLVSSYSSGTWSYKIIWCQVNRILLHANLYTSILFLSFISIDRYLLMKYPFRNHFLQKRKVAVGFSIAIWVLVSLELLPMLIFIKLQNVNSTSKCMDYASSGDAVQSLIYSVILTIVGFIIPLCIMCFFYIKTLNFLKSRSSQLTAALTLEKPLTLVIMAVSIFSLLFSPYHIMRNVRIASRTKLWELSQCTRNIIHIVYIVTRPVAFLNSVINPIFYFFMGDHFRDMLISKVRHIFTGPTPCCK